A genomic region of Trichothermofontia sichuanensis B231 contains the following coding sequences:
- a CDS encoding DUF6920 family protein produces the protein MFLKVSVVILCILLATLIGLNLCGFSYWQLATQTLRNRLQATHVAVQPQRVNFEELDGLPAPVQRYFRKSLQNGQPMVVSVKMRHRGTFNLSQTVEKWHPFTSEQRVVTQRPGFAWNADIRLLLGVPIMVHDAYIAGEGILHAALFGLFSLVNIRGTGKIAEGQLMRFLAESAWYPTALLPSQGIHWQAVSDRSAQGTMTDGTICLTMLFTFNDQDLIERVEVESRGRTVDGKIIPTPWYGYFWNYTERSGMQVPLNGEVAWLLPDGAKPYWRGRIIEIIYEFTP, from the coding sequence ATGTTCCTAAAAGTTTCCGTTGTTATCTTATGCATCCTTTTAGCCACCTTGATTGGCCTTAATCTTTGCGGCTTTTCCTATTGGCAATTAGCCACTCAAACATTGCGGAATCGCTTGCAAGCAACCCATGTTGCTGTTCAGCCGCAGAGAGTTAACTTTGAAGAACTTGATGGATTGCCTGCTCCGGTACAGCGGTACTTTCGTAAATCGCTCCAAAATGGGCAACCAATGGTTGTTAGCGTAAAGATGCGACATCGCGGTACATTTAATCTGAGCCAAACAGTAGAGAAATGGCACCCTTTCACGTCCGAGCAACGGGTAGTCACTCAGCGTCCAGGGTTTGCGTGGAACGCTGATATTCGGCTGCTGCTGGGGGTTCCCATTATGGTACACGATGCCTATATAGCTGGTGAAGGCATCCTTCATGCTGCGTTATTTGGTTTATTTTCGCTTGTGAATATACGCGGTACAGGTAAGATTGCCGAAGGTCAACTCATGCGTTTTCTCGCTGAATCAGCCTGGTACCCCACAGCGTTATTACCCAGCCAGGGAATACATTGGCAAGCCGTTAGCGATCGCTCTGCTCAAGGGACAATGACTGATGGTACCATTTGCCTGACTATGCTGTTTACGTTTAATGATCAAGACCTGATTGAGAGGGTAGAGGTAGAATCACGAGGTCGCACGGTGGATGGCAAAATTATTCCGACACCCTGGTACGGGTACTTCTGGAATTATACAGAGCGCAGTGGAATGCAAGTTCCACTGAATGGCGAGGTAGCATGGTTATTGCCCGACGGTGCTAAGCCTTATTGGCGAGGTAGAATTATAGAGATTATTTATGAATTTACACCGTGA
- the trpD gene encoding anthranilate phosphoribosyltransferase → MSSPATDPNLWPALLQQLLDHQSLSPQQASELMKGWLDEAIPEVLSGAILAALQAKGVSGDELAGMAQVLQAQSRTVETDLPLPSPLIDTCGTGGDGASTFNISTAVAFVAAAAGITVAKHGNRSASGKVGSADVLEALGVNLNAPPEKIRAALNEVGITFLFAPGWHPAMKAVAPLRRTLKVRTIFNLLGPLVNPLPLTGQVLGVPASALVGTIAQALAQLNLPHAIVLHGQENLDEAGLAAPTDLAILSNGQVHTATLDPQLLNLTPAPTHALRGDDVQTNAAILQAVLQGGGTQAQQDVVALNASLALQVGDRIPLEAHSQGLDLAREILKSGAAWDKVQALIRFLQA, encoded by the coding sequence ATGAGTTCTCCCGCTACTGACCCTAACCTCTGGCCTGCCCTGCTTCAGCAACTTCTCGATCATCAATCCCTCTCACCTCAGCAGGCATCTGAGTTAATGAAAGGTTGGCTAGATGAAGCCATCCCAGAGGTGCTATCAGGCGCAATCCTGGCGGCTCTCCAGGCAAAGGGGGTTTCTGGGGATGAACTGGCAGGGATGGCACAAGTGCTCCAGGCCCAATCCCGCACGGTTGAGACGGATCTCCCCCTTCCCTCCCCGCTGATTGATACCTGTGGGACTGGGGGTGATGGGGCTTCAACATTTAATATTTCCACGGCTGTGGCTTTTGTTGCGGCGGCAGCGGGCATTACCGTTGCTAAGCATGGGAATCGATCGGCCTCTGGGAAAGTGGGATCAGCCGACGTGCTGGAAGCGCTGGGGGTGAATCTAAATGCCCCACCGGAGAAGATTCGCGCCGCTCTCAATGAGGTAGGGATCACCTTTTTATTTGCACCGGGTTGGCATCCAGCGATGAAGGCAGTGGCTCCCCTGCGTCGTACCCTCAAGGTACGAACAATTTTCAATTTGCTGGGTCCCCTGGTAAACCCGCTGCCCTTGACGGGCCAGGTATTGGGCGTTCCGGCATCGGCCTTGGTAGGGACGATCGCCCAGGCCCTCGCCCAACTCAACTTACCCCACGCGATCGTCCTGCATGGGCAGGAAAACCTAGATGAGGCAGGGCTAGCGGCGCCAACCGATCTGGCGATCCTGTCCAACGGCCAAGTGCATACGGCCACGCTCGACCCCCAATTGCTGAATTTAACGCCTGCCCCCACCCATGCCCTGCGGGGGGATGATGTCCAAACCAATGCGGCGATTCTCCAGGCAGTGCTCCAGGGGGGGGGCACCCAGGCACAGCAAGATGTCGTGGCGTTGAATGCATCCCTCGCTTTGCAGGTGGGCGATCGTATTCCCCTGGAAGCTCACAGTCAGGGGCTTGACCTCGCCCGCGAGATTCTCAAGAGTGGGGCTGCCTGGGATAAGGTGCAGGCTTTGATCCGATTCCTGCAAGCATAA
- a CDS encoding site-2 protease family protein — protein sequence MMQAGWRIGSLFGIPLYLDPSWFLIVAFVALIEGNHWLSDYPEWGPASAYGAGLAMALLLFTSVLLHELGHSIVAISQGIKVNSITLFLFGGIASIEKESNTPGQAFQVAIAGPAVSFGLFIGFSILSQLTGSWAGPLQALTQNLASVNLVLALFNLIPGLPLDGGQVLKTAVWKVTGNRFAGVRWAARSGQFLGWSAIILGLLAFLSRPGMGGVWLMLLGWFGVRNADAYSRLTNLQEVLLDLTASDVMTREYRVIDANLTLRQFADNYLLEETHVPTYFAASDGRYRGLVSIADLRKIERSQWEYRTLHDIAQPLTTLPSVEEKTCLADVINKMESVQLPRITVLSPAGAVAGVLDRGDIVRAIAQKLRVPIAEADIRRIKEDSTYPPGMQLQVIARMTSKTN from the coding sequence ATGATGCAAGCAGGCTGGCGCATTGGTTCCCTCTTCGGAATTCCCCTTTACCTCGACCCTTCCTGGTTTCTGATTGTTGCCTTCGTGGCCCTGATTGAGGGTAACCATTGGTTATCCGATTATCCCGAATGGGGACCGGCGAGCGCCTATGGGGCAGGGCTGGCAATGGCCCTGTTATTATTCACCTCAGTTTTGCTGCACGAACTGGGGCATAGCATCGTGGCGATCTCCCAAGGGATTAAGGTCAACTCCATTACCCTATTCCTATTCGGAGGAATTGCCTCGATTGAGAAGGAATCCAATACACCGGGACAAGCGTTTCAAGTAGCGATCGCGGGGCCTGCCGTCAGCTTTGGGTTATTTATTGGATTTTCTATCCTATCCCAGCTAACTGGTTCCTGGGCAGGTCCCCTGCAAGCCTTAACCCAGAATCTGGCCTCGGTTAATCTTGTTCTGGCGCTCTTCAACCTGATTCCCGGTCTCCCATTAGATGGCGGGCAAGTTCTGAAGACTGCCGTGTGGAAGGTGACGGGCAATCGCTTTGCGGGGGTACGCTGGGCTGCCCGATCGGGGCAATTCCTGGGGTGGAGTGCTATTATCTTGGGTTTATTGGCTTTCCTCTCAAGGCCAGGGATGGGGGGGGTGTGGTTGATGCTTTTGGGTTGGTTCGGCGTGCGTAATGCGGACGCCTACAGCCGCCTGACTAACCTCCAGGAAGTGCTGCTAGACCTTACGGCCAGTGATGTCATGACCCGCGAGTACCGCGTGATCGACGCCAACTTGACCCTGCGCCAGTTCGCCGATAATTATCTTCTCGAAGAAACCCACGTCCCCACTTATTTCGCTGCCTCTGATGGTCGGTATCGGGGATTAGTGTCGATCGCAGACCTGCGCAAAATTGAGCGTAGTCAATGGGAATACCGAACCCTACATGACATTGCCCAACCCCTGACCACCCTACCCAGCGTAGAGGAAAAAACCTGCCTCGCCGATGTCATCAACAAAATGGAAAGTGTGCAACTGCCCCGCATTACGGTCCTGTCCCCGGCTGGGGCAGTTGCAGGCGTGCTCGATCGCGGCGATATTGTACGGGCGATCGCCCAAAAACTGCGCGTCCCGATCGCTGAGGCCGACATCCGCCGGATCAAAGAAGACAGCACCTATCCCCCTGGAATGCAACTGCAAGTCATTGCCCGCATGACCTCAAAAACCAACTGA
- a CDS encoding glycosyltransferase — translation MNLPSCSLIVVNYNGVHYLKDLFASVHALDYPAASLELILVDNGSQDESLSLLAATFPQVQVIRNPVNSFTKALNLGIQAAQGDYIGFLNNDATVDRTWLRLLVEGLEQHPTVGAISGKLLFPDGRINSVGVEEQPNFYWADRGFGEVDQGQYNTPGEVTALCWAAVLFRRACLEQVGPIDEDFVMYMEDIDYARRCRDRGWRLYYLPTAIAHHQFRGSSQGNTLAEYFCNRNRFLYLAKHEPQALAQAIATSVFFTEHQYDLLHETVPAMLKKLFEHQDTATLNQVLPKLQELLIILYGVDSTDHLWQRLEVLLGYRKPRLGIYDHGLHFIGGGQNYVATAAAAIQDLFDITFIANKPVTIAQLEEWYGLDLSRCQVKVVPIPFYEQRGAQHIDSSLVNDLPENPFDVIAAESRNYDIFGNANMLEKVKPLSPLSVFFCHFPDTQRGPYFAVDDYTFILTNSEFTSKWLRKRWELEPTFLLYPPVEMGTATPDNPPTKEKIILSVGRLEPGGNKKQLEMIQAFQDLVRKHPSELAGWQFWVVGGSTPGNPYLEKVKALIKQSDAPIVVKTNVPRPELQQIYAKSSLFWHACGLGEINPQLYEHFGMATVEAMQSFCVPIVTDGGGQQEIVEQGISGMRFNSIAQMQAQTLELVTDPERLQTMQRAAYERSQRFRKAPFNAKVREFFEFVCQAYSQIQRPDPQAVAHKLCHS, via the coding sequence ATGAATCTACCTAGCTGCTCCTTGATTGTGGTCAACTACAATGGCGTCCATTACCTCAAGGACCTGTTTGCCTCTGTGCACGCCCTGGACTATCCCGCCGCTTCGCTAGAGTTGATTCTAGTCGATAACGGCTCCCAGGATGAGTCCCTGTCCCTGCTGGCTGCCACGTTCCCCCAGGTGCAGGTGATCCGCAACCCGGTGAATAGCTTCACGAAGGCACTCAATTTAGGGATTCAGGCTGCCCAGGGGGATTACATTGGCTTTCTCAATAACGATGCCACGGTTGATCGCACCTGGTTGCGCCTGCTCGTAGAGGGCCTGGAACAACACCCCACGGTGGGGGCGATCAGCGGCAAGCTCCTGTTTCCCGATGGGCGGATTAATAGCGTCGGGGTGGAGGAACAACCGAATTTCTACTGGGCCGATCGCGGCTTTGGTGAGGTCGATCAGGGTCAGTACAACACGCCGGGGGAGGTGACGGCCCTCTGTTGGGCAGCAGTGCTCTTTCGGCGGGCCTGTTTGGAGCAGGTGGGACCGATCGACGAAGATTTCGTCATGTATATGGAGGATATTGACTACGCCCGTCGTTGCCGCGATCGCGGCTGGCGTTTGTACTATCTGCCCACGGCGATCGCCCATCACCAATTCCGCGGCTCCAGTCAGGGCAATACCCTGGCGGAGTATTTCTGCAACCGCAACCGGTTTCTCTACCTCGCCAAGCATGAACCCCAGGCCCTCGCCCAGGCGATCGCCACTTCAGTCTTTTTCACGGAGCACCAGTACGACCTCCTGCACGAAACCGTACCCGCCATGCTAAAAAAACTGTTCGAGCATCAGGATACGGCCACCCTCAACCAGGTGCTCCCCAAGCTCCAGGAACTCTTGATCATCCTCTATGGCGTTGACAGCACCGATCACCTCTGGCAACGCCTGGAGGTGTTGCTGGGTTACCGCAAACCCCGCCTGGGCATCTATGACCACGGCCTCCACTTCATCGGCGGCGGCCAAAACTATGTCGCCACGGCAGCCGCCGCCATCCAGGATCTGTTTGATATTACCTTTATTGCCAATAAACCCGTCACGATCGCCCAGCTAGAGGAATGGTATGGCCTCGATCTGTCCCGCTGCCAGGTGAAGGTGGTGCCAATCCCCTTCTATGAGCAGCGGGGGGCACAGCATATCGATTCCAGCTTGGTCAACGATTTACCCGAAAATCCCTTTGATGTGATCGCCGCTGAAAGTCGCAACTACGATATTTTCGGCAACGCCAATATGCTGGAGAAGGTGAAACCCCTCTCGCCCCTGTCGGTCTTCTTCTGCCACTTCCCCGACACCCAGCGCGGTCCCTACTTCGCCGTCGATGACTACACCTTCATCCTGACCAACAGTGAATTCACCAGCAAGTGGCTGCGCAAACGTTGGGAACTCGAACCCACCTTCCTGCTCTATCCGCCCGTGGAAATGGGGACTGCCACACCGGACAATCCCCCCACTAAGGAAAAAATTATTCTCTCAGTCGGTCGGCTGGAACCGGGCGGCAACAAGAAGCAACTGGAGATGATCCAGGCGTTCCAGGATTTGGTCCGCAAGCACCCCAGTGAACTAGCGGGTTGGCAGTTCTGGGTAGTGGGGGGCAGTACGCCAGGGAATCCCTATCTGGAGAAGGTGAAGGCGCTGATCAAGCAGAGTGACGCACCGATCGTGGTTAAGACCAATGTGCCGCGTCCGGAGCTACAGCAGATCTACGCCAAGTCCAGCCTTTTCTGGCACGCCTGCGGTCTGGGGGAAATCAACCCCCAACTCTATGAACACTTCGGGATGGCGACGGTGGAGGCGATGCAAAGCTTCTGTGTTCCGATCGTCACTGATGGTGGTGGGCAACAGGAAATTGTGGAGCAGGGCATATCGGGGATGCGCTTTAACTCGATCGCGCAAATGCAGGCCCAAACCCTGGAATTAGTAACCGATCCTGAGCGACTGCAAACGATGCAGCGGGCCGCCTACGAGCGTAGTCAACGGTTTCGTAAAGCTCCCTTTAATGCCAAAGTGCGGGAATTTTTTGAATTCGTCTGCCAGGCGTATAGCCAGATTCAGCGTCCCGATCCCCAGGCGGTTGCCCATAAGCTGTGCCATAGCTAG